In a genomic window of Ancylothrix sp. D3o:
- a CDS encoding nitrate reductase associated protein, whose translation MTNFFAFEADFVDSLRCIPMGVRLKLDSCGIKLKLPQWNKFSEADRQALVEMPCLSDEDVENYRRFLHNLVLERTATVASELPIDENPAWLNEEEVPVSVVEKAAEFGLNLTLEKWQKLSALQRFALIKLSRSGHENNNFLPALKEFGLVV comes from the coding sequence ATGACAAACTTTTTTGCCTTTGAAGCTGATTTTGTGGATTCTTTGCGCTGCATTCCGATGGGAGTGCGGTTAAAGTTAGATAGTTGTGGCATAAAGTTAAAATTGCCGCAGTGGAATAAGTTTAGTGAAGCAGACCGGCAGGCGTTGGTAGAGATGCCTTGTCTGTCGGATGAAGATGTAGAAAATTATCGCCGGTTTTTGCATAATTTGGTTTTGGAAAGAACGGCAACAGTGGCAAGTGAGTTGCCTATTGATGAAAATCCGGCTTGGTTAAATGAAGAAGAGGTGCCGGTTTCTGTTGTAGAAAAAGCGGCAGAGTTTGGGTTAAATTTGACCTTGGAAAAATGGCAAAAGTTGAGTGCTTTACAACGCTTTGCTTTGATTAAGTTGAGCCGTTCTGGTCACGAAAATAATAATTTTTTACCGGCACTTAAAGAGTTTGGTTTGGTGGTTTAA
- a CDS encoding proteasome-type protease yields the protein MTYCLGILSRFGLVMAADSRTNAGVDYISTYQKMFDFSNPGERVLMICTSGNLSITQAVITMLRKDLRVQEEINLHSLQSMYEVARYIGSKSRQIIEQDKPWLKQDGINAQASMLLGGQIKGEDPELYMIYTQGNCIHASKETPFLQIGETKYGKPILDRTLSFNTSLEAAAKCALLSIDSTMKSNISVGPPINLMMYETDSFAIRHQLQLRLGDPYLAKIRKLWEEHLKTAFDDMPNIDWQHEEQSQPDQMID from the coding sequence ATGACTTATTGCCTCGGTATTCTGTCTCGTTTTGGTTTAGTAATGGCGGCAGACTCTCGCACAAATGCCGGTGTAGATTACATTTCTACATATCAAAAAATGTTTGATTTTTCTAATCCCGGTGAGCGAGTTTTGATGATTTGTACCTCTGGCAACTTATCTATTACCCAAGCCGTTATTACCATGCTGCGAAAAGACTTGCGAGTGCAAGAAGAAATAAATTTGCACAGCTTGCAAAGTATGTATGAAGTAGCTCGCTATATTGGCAGCAAAAGTCGGCAAATCATCGAACAGGATAAACCTTGGTTAAAACAAGACGGAATTAACGCCCAAGCGAGTATGCTTCTCGGCGGTCAAATTAAAGGCGAAGACCCTGAACTCTACATGATTTATACTCAGGGAAACTGCATTCACGCCTCCAAAGAAACACCGTTTTTACAAATTGGTGAAACCAAATATGGTAAACCAATATTAGACCGTACCTTAAGTTTTAATACCTCTTTAGAAGCGGCGGCAAAATGTGCTTTGCTTTCCATAGATTCAACCATGAAATCAAACATTTCTGTCGGCCCGCCGATTAATTTAATGATGTATGAAACAGATAGTTTTGCCATTCGCCACCAGCTACAATTGCGTCTCGGAGATCCTTATCTCGCCAAAATTCGCAAGCTTTGGGAAGAACACCTAAAAACAGCTTTTGATGATATGCCTAATATTGATTGGCAACATGAAGAACAAAGCCAGCCGGATCAAATGATTGATTAA
- a CDS encoding patatin-like phospholipase family protein: MAERKFRILALDGGGIRGVITAKILERVQEKIGKPLNEYFDLIAGTSTGSILAAGLVLGIPPEELIKIYRDRGKEIFSSSFFRQKFSYWLNQPKYSNDGLKKILKDYFGEILLENLREESKIWSKQHFPNSNPNPKARLLILAYSTSQRYTSFFLSPFVDENPWYKGAKLWEVCLVSASAPTFFPPYKFNLSQDFSANFSTDGPAEYTFVDGGVAANNPSLAALVHTLDIEKIDGQKIKLEDIALLSIGTGRTTEPLEFEKVNSWGALGWASHIPDVFMGGQFQITADLCAQLICSVNPNGYLRLQFPLNKQYKLKEGGKTVRLPKDEQVNAYTNEYLDEAMDRADVPHLDNLIKTATAYLNYPKEDYCTFDGVKCSIDKSIEKFIEVNR, from the coding sequence ATGGCAGAGCGAAAGTTTAGAATCTTAGCCCTTGATGGCGGCGGTATTCGGGGAGTTATTACTGCCAAAATCTTAGAAAGAGTGCAAGAAAAAATTGGAAAACCTTTAAATGAATATTTTGACTTAATTGCTGGTACCTCCACCGGCTCCATTTTAGCCGCAGGTCTGGTACTCGGTATCCCTCCAGAAGAACTAATTAAGATATATCGAGATCGAGGAAAAGAAATTTTTAGCTCCAGTTTTTTTAGACAAAAATTCAGTTACTGGCTGAATCAACCTAAATATTCCAACGACGGCCTTAAAAAAATTTTAAAAGACTACTTTGGCGAGATTTTGTTGGAAAATTTAAGAGAAGAGTCAAAGATATGGTCGAAGCAACATTTTCCTAATTCTAATCCCAATCCCAAGGCAAGATTACTCATCCTAGCCTATAGTACCAGTCAGCGATATACCAGTTTTTTTCTAAGCCCATTCGTAGATGAAAATCCTTGGTATAAAGGTGCGAAATTATGGGAAGTTTGCTTAGTTTCAGCCTCCGCTCCCACGTTTTTTCCTCCGTATAAATTTAACTTATCGCAAGATTTCTCAGCAAACTTTAGCACGGACGGCCCAGCAGAATATACCTTTGTCGATGGTGGAGTTGCAGCAAATAATCCATCTTTAGCAGCCTTAGTACATACACTAGACATTGAAAAAATAGATGGACAAAAGATAAAACTAGAAGATATTGCCTTGCTTTCAATCGGCACCGGAAGAACCACCGAACCCTTAGAATTTGAAAAAGTTAATAGTTGGGGCGCTTTAGGTTGGGCTTCACATATTCCCGATGTATTTATGGGTGGGCAGTTTCAAATTACAGCCGATCTTTGCGCTCAGTTAATTTGCTCTGTAAATCCCAATGGATATTTGCGACTTCAGTTTCCACTCAACAAGCAATATAAGTTGAAAGAAGGAGGAAAAACCGTTCGTTTGCCCAAAGATGAACAAGTTAATGCCTACACTAATGAATACTTAGATGAAGCAATGGATCGGGCTGATGTACCACATTTAGATAATTTAATTAAAACCGCTACTGCGTATTTAAATTATCCAAAGGAGGATTATTGTACGTTTGATGGCGTCAAGTGTTCAATAGATAAGTCAATTGAGAAATTTATTGAAGTCAACAGATAA
- a CDS encoding C39 family peptidase gives MPKVIKTVRETFFKQKPLQSADLPDTEKLIVNAGQEFELHSYTIVRNHIRFALAKDSLKGFNTWYAFTQHVQITEVSNKTGGGNPTGGGNPTTGGNPTTGGNPTGGGNQTAVVEPKPKPTVIQPKPRPASVRLPVPYKSQLDNWYNPTGSCNVTSIAMCLEYLKTPRRKTSGQFEDELYQYAINKGYSRWEGPDLAKIVRDYGRRDKYTRAGTIEGVKDWLAGGNPAVIHGYFTSFGHIIVVVGYDDDGFIVHDPYGEWFPDGYRTDLSGAYLHYSYRLIRRTCIPDGEFWVHYISR, from the coding sequence ATGCCAAAGGTCATCAAAACCGTCCGAGAGACATTTTTTAAGCAGAAACCGCTTCAGTCAGCGGATCTTCCCGACACCGAAAAACTGATTGTAAACGCCGGCCAAGAATTTGAATTGCACTCCTATACCATCGTTCGCAATCATATTCGCTTTGCCCTTGCCAAAGATTCGCTCAAAGGTTTTAACACTTGGTATGCTTTTACCCAGCACGTTCAAATTACTGAGGTGAGCAATAAAACTGGGGGGGGCAATCCAACTGGGGGGGGCAATCCAACTACGGGGGGCAATCCAACTACGGGGGGCAATCCAACTGGGGGGGGCAATCAAACCGCCGTCGTTGAGCCAAAACCCAAACCCACCGTTATTCAGCCAAAACCCAGACCGGCGTCCGTCCGCTTACCAGTACCCTATAAATCGCAACTTGATAACTGGTATAACCCCACCGGCTCCTGTAATGTTACCTCGATAGCGATGTGTTTAGAATACCTGAAAACACCGCGCCGCAAGACTTCAGGACAATTTGAAGATGAGTTATATCAATATGCTATCAATAAAGGATATAGCCGATGGGAGGGGCCGGATTTAGCTAAGATTGTCAGAGATTATGGCCGCAGAGACAAATATACCAGAGCCGGCACTATTGAAGGCGTCAAAGATTGGCTGGCCGGTGGCAACCCTGCCGTTATACATGGTTACTTTACCTCTTTCGGACACATCATCGTCGTTGTTGGCTATGATGACGACGGCTTCATCGTCCACGATCCTTACGGTGAATGGTTCCCCGACGGCTACCGCACCGACCTCAGCGGAGCCTATTTGCACTATTCCTACCGCTTAATTCGCCGTACCTGCATCCCCGATGGCGAGTTCTGGGTACATTATATATCTCGGTAA
- a CDS encoding N-acetylglucosamine kinase — protein MGYFLGIDGGGTKTVCVLMDRTANVLGRGEAGASNYQSVGLERAGLSIYDSIYQALASFNGNLNAVEIDGICLGLAGAGRPEDVEILQCLLRDLQEKKELPVVWNLKESSTIICNDCEIALTGGVGEPVGVVAIAGTGAICYGRNRKGVTQRASGWGYILGDEGGGYDIALRGLKAVVRSYDGREKPTILMEKLIKKLDLKSVESLIEVVYRRGWGVREIAGLAVVVGEAAAEGDVVANEIINDVVEELVLAVKVVGEKLFLEPESFDVVTVGGVWRGMADLRENFVGKLAEIMPNARVIWAKNEPAFGAGLLAIRG, from the coding sequence ATGGGCTATTTTTTGGGGATAGATGGTGGCGGCACAAAAACCGTGTGTGTTTTGATGGATCGCACGGCTAATGTTCTGGGACGTGGAGAGGCCGGTGCTTCTAATTATCAATCTGTTGGTTTAGAGAGGGCCGGTTTGTCTATTTATGATTCTATTTATCAAGCTTTAGCAAGTTTTAATGGGAATTTAAATGCAGTTGAAATTGATGGAATTTGTTTAGGTTTGGCGGGGGCTGGCCGGCCTGAAGATGTGGAAATTTTGCAATGTTTATTGAGAGATTTACAAGAAAAAAAAGAGTTGCCGGTTGTTTGGAATTTAAAGGAAAGTTCTACGATTATTTGTAATGATTGTGAGATTGCTTTGACGGGGGGTGTGGGTGAGCCGGTGGGGGTTGTGGCGATTGCGGGGACTGGTGCTATTTGTTATGGACGTAATAGAAAAGGTGTTACACAAAGAGCGAGTGGATGGGGTTATATTTTGGGAGATGAGGGTGGTGGTTATGATATTGCGCTTAGGGGTTTAAAGGCGGTGGTTCGCAGTTATGATGGACGGGAAAAACCGACAATTTTAATGGAGAAGTTAATAAAAAAGTTGGATTTAAAGAGTGTTGAAAGTTTAATTGAGGTGGTGTACCGGCGCGGTTGGGGTGTGAGGGAAATTGCCGGTTTGGCGGTGGTAGTGGGGGAAGCGGCGGCGGAAGGTGATGTGGTGGCGAATGAGATTATTAATGATGTGGTGGAGGAGTTAGTTTTGGCGGTTAAAGTGGTTGGTGAGAAGTTGTTTTTAGAGCCAGAAAGTTTTGATGTGGTGACGGTGGGGGGAGTGTGGCGAGGGATGGCTGATTTGCGGGAGAATTTTGTGGGAAAGTTGGCAGAAATTATGCCTAATGCGAGGGTAATTTGGGCGAAAAATGAGCCTGCTTTTGGGGCCGGTTTGTTGGCTATTCGGGGATAG
- a CDS encoding molybdopterin oxidoreductase family protein: MTDSTKTLCPYCGVGCGLEVSPPAELGKPTNRDAKGNPIWKVRGDRSHPSSQGMVCVKGATIAEAIDKSRLLYPMMRNSLDEEFRRVTWEEALNAIVNRIQTVRLTSGPDAICMYGSGQFQTEDYYVAQKLIKGCLGTNNFDANSRLCMSSAVAGYIQSFGSDGPPCCYDDLELTDCAFLIGTNTAECHPIIYNRLRKHHKKNKNVKMIVVDPRRTTTAEDADLHLAIRPGTDIDLLNGIAFLLMRWGMFDSAFIDECTANFPAFAEVIRHYPPELVARKCGIRMDDLELAARYWGESKRVLSMWSMGVNQSSEGTAKVRNIINLHLMTGQIGKPGSGPFSLTGQPNAMGGREAGGLANLLPGYRLVKNPEHRAEVEQFWGLKAGQISPEIGLTVWEMIQGLETGNVGFLWIAATNPAVSMPDLERTKAALKKSPFTVYQDAYYPTETAAYAHVLLPAAQWGEKTGIMTNSERRVTLCSAFREPVGQARPDWAIFAEVGRRLGFADKFTFTTSAEVYAEFVGLTKGRPCDMAGLSHELLKQEGAQHWPFPAGIRRKDSARLYTDFHFHTPDGRARFGAYHSRGLAEPPDPEYPLVLTVGRLYGHWHTQTRTGRIEKICQMHPQPFLEIHPRDAQKLAIQEDDWVAVRSRRGWAKFQAKVTSAISPGTVFVPMHWGALWAENAEANALTHPEACPDSKQPELKACAVRVVRVGAEVMETVEQAVFSSIS; the protein is encoded by the coding sequence ATGACTGACTCAACGAAAACTCTCTGTCCTTACTGTGGTGTTGGCTGTGGCTTGGAAGTGTCGCCGCCGGCTGAATTAGGCAAGCCGACGAATCGAGATGCTAAAGGCAATCCCATCTGGAAAGTTCGGGGTGATCGTTCTCACCCTTCGAGTCAAGGCATGGTTTGCGTCAAGGGTGCAACTATTGCTGAGGCTATTGATAAAAGCCGGTTATTATACCCGATGATGCGAAATTCTCTTGATGAAGAATTCCGTCGGGTAACTTGGGAAGAAGCCTTAAATGCCATTGTTAACCGCATTCAAACTGTCCGCTTGACTTCTGGCCCTGATGCAATTTGTATGTATGGTTCTGGGCAATTTCAAACCGAAGATTATTATGTTGCCCAAAAGTTAATCAAAGGCTGTCTGGGCACAAATAATTTTGATGCCAATTCTCGTTTATGTATGTCAAGTGCAGTGGCCGGTTATATTCAAAGTTTTGGCTCGGATGGCCCGCCTTGTTGTTATGATGATTTGGAATTAACCGATTGTGCGTTCTTAATTGGCACGAATACGGCAGAATGTCACCCGATTATTTATAACCGGCTCCGCAAACATCATAAAAAGAATAAAAATGTCAAAATGATTGTGGTTGATCCGCGTCGCACGACCACAGCAGAAGATGCGGATCTGCATTTAGCTATTCGTCCGGGCACAGACATTGATTTACTCAACGGCATTGCTTTTCTTTTGATGCGTTGGGGAATGTTTGATTCGGCTTTTATTGATGAATGTACCGCCAATTTCCCGGCTTTTGCTGAGGTAATTCGTCATTATCCGCCGGAATTGGTGGCTCGCAAATGTGGCATCCGTATGGATGATTTGGAACTGGCTGCCCGTTATTGGGGCGAGTCGAAGCGGGTTTTATCAATGTGGTCGATGGGTGTTAATCAGTCGAGCGAAGGGACGGCAAAAGTTCGCAATATTATTAATTTACACCTGATGACCGGCCAAATAGGTAAACCCGGTAGCGGCCCGTTTTCTTTAACCGGCCAACCAAATGCAATGGGTGGTAGAGAAGCCGGTGGTTTAGCCAATCTTTTACCCGGATATCGTTTAGTAAAAAATCCCGAACATCGCGCCGAAGTTGAGCAATTTTGGGGTTTAAAAGCCGGTCAAATTTCCCCAGAAATTGGCTTAACTGTTTGGGAAATGATCCAAGGTTTAGAAACAGGGAATGTGGGTTTCTTGTGGATTGCAGCCACAAATCCCGCCGTCAGTATGCCCGATTTAGAACGCACAAAAGCCGCCTTAAAAAAATCTCCGTTTACTGTTTATCAAGATGCTTATTATCCCACCGAAACCGCAGCTTATGCTCATGTTTTATTACCGGCTGCTCAGTGGGGTGAAAAAACCGGCATTATGACGAATTCTGAACGCCGCGTTACTTTATGTTCTGCATTTCGGGAGCCGGTGGGGCAAGCTCGTCCAGATTGGGCAATTTTTGCAGAAGTTGGTCGCCGGCTTGGTTTTGCCGATAAGTTTACCTTTACCACTTCCGCTGAAGTTTATGCCGAATTTGTGGGCTTGACAAAAGGCAGACCTTGTGATATGGCTGGCTTGTCTCACGAATTGCTCAAACAAGAAGGCGCGCAGCATTGGCCTTTTCCGGCAGGAATTCGGCGGAAAGACTCGGCGCGACTTTACACAGATTTTCACTTTCATACACCGGATGGACGGGCCAGGTTTGGGGCGTATCATTCGCGGGGTTTAGCGGAACCGCCCGATCCTGAGTATCCGTTGGTGTTGACAGTGGGCCGGCTTTACGGCCATTGGCACACGCAAACCCGCACCGGCAGAATTGAAAAAATTTGCCAAATGCACCCACAACCGTTTTTAGAAATTCACCCGCGTGATGCTCAAAAATTGGCCATTCAGGAGGATGATTGGGTGGCAGTACGTTCGCGGCGCGGTTGGGCGAAATTTCAGGCAAAAGTGACCTCAGCAATTTCGCCTGGGACGGTGTTTGTCCCTATGCACTGGGGGGCGTTGTGGGCTGAAAATGCCGAAGCAAATGCTCTGACTCATCCAGAGGCGTGTCCCGACTCGAAACAGCCTGAGTTAAAAGCTTGTGCGGTACGGGTGGTGCGTGTTGGGGCAGAAGTGATGGAAACTGTAGAGCAAGCAGTATTTTCTTCGATTAGCTAA
- a CDS encoding PEP-CTERM sorting domain-containing protein, with product MLKTKLLLLMFAVGAINVCLLSGVPSAIAQNASSSSGWTLDCSTGTCTRTYMGANFATTSAHKSIPEPSLVLGIMTVGGVMLACKKKRISSRSGNKKLS from the coding sequence ATGTTAAAAACAAAGTTACTGCTGTTAATGTTTGCCGTAGGTGCCATCAATGTTTGTTTGCTGTCGGGGGTACCGTCGGCAATTGCCCAAAATGCCTCATCTTCGAGTGGCTGGACGCTTGATTGTAGCACCGGCACTTGCACTCGCACTTATATGGGGGCAAATTTTGCTACAACTTCGGCACACAAGTCTATTCCTGAACCAAGTTTAGTTTTGGGAATTATGACTGTGGGTGGAGTGATGTTGGCGTGCAAAAAAAAGCGCATATCATCACGAAGTGGCAACAAAAAGCTAAGTTGA
- a CDS encoding histidinol-phosphate transaminase → MLSFIRSDLNQLRAYTPHPGGKDGEPVAAIIDRLDTNECPYDLPEEIKQKLAFNFEQAIESNRYPDGGHATLKQAISEYVNEAGANTNSANISIGNGSDELIRSILIATCVGGEGSILVANPTFSMYGILAQTLGVPVISVGRNESNFEIDLQAAQQAIETSQNLPVRVVFVVHPNSPTANALSENEINWLKNLPQNILVVIDEAYFEFSQISLVKELPQHPNWIILRTFSKAFRLAAHRIGYAIANPEIIGILEKVRLPYNLPSFTQTAAQICLANRQILLSVIPEIISEKNRLIPELSQLQKLQIWPSDANFIYLRIKDAEEQEKSLTKLTAELKKQGTLVRHTGGGIRLTVGTPEENTRSLEHLQAVLQN, encoded by the coding sequence ATGCTCTCTTTCATTCGTTCAGACTTAAATCAACTTCGCGCCTACACCCCCCACCCAGGAGGCAAAGATGGCGAGCCGGTAGCGGCAATAATTGACCGGCTTGATACCAACGAATGCCCCTACGACTTACCAGAAGAAATCAAACAAAAACTCGCCTTTAACTTTGAGCAAGCTATCGAATCAAACCGCTATCCCGACGGCGGACACGCCACCCTTAAACAAGCAATTTCCGAATATGTAAATGAGGCCGGTGCTAACACCAACTCAGCTAACATTTCCATAGGAAACGGTTCCGACGAATTAATTCGCTCAATCTTAATTGCCACCTGTGTCGGCGGTGAAGGCTCAATTTTAGTAGCCAATCCAACCTTTTCAATGTATGGAATTTTAGCGCAAACCTTGGGCGTGCCGGTTATTTCCGTTGGGCGAAATGAATCAAATTTTGAAATAGACTTGCAAGCCGCCCAGCAAGCAATAGAAACATCCCAAAACCTGCCGGTGCGAGTCGTCTTTGTTGTACATCCCAACTCCCCCACCGCCAACGCCTTAAGCGAAAATGAAATAAACTGGCTGAAAAACCTACCCCAAAATATCTTAGTCGTCATTGATGAAGCCTACTTTGAATTCAGCCAAATTAGCCTAGTTAAAGAACTTCCCCAACATCCAAACTGGATTATTTTACGGACATTTTCTAAAGCATTTCGCCTCGCAGCACACCGCATCGGCTATGCCATAGCAAACCCCGAAATAATCGGCATTTTAGAAAAAGTCCGCTTGCCCTATAATTTACCTAGTTTCACTCAAACCGCCGCCCAAATTTGCCTAGCAAATCGGCAGATTTTGTTATCCGTCATTCCCGAAATTATTAGCGAAAAAAACCGATTAATTCCGGAACTTTCGCAACTGCAAAAGCTGCAAATTTGGCCTAGTGATGCTAACTTTATTTACCTGCGAATCAAAGACGCAGAAGAGCAAGAAAAAAGCCTTACCAAACTAACCGCAGAACTGAAAAAACAAGGAACCCTCGTGCGGCACACCGGCGGCGGAATTCGTCTCACCGTTGGCACACCAGAAGAAAATACCCGCAGCCTCGAACATTTGCAAGCGGTTTTGCAAAATTGA
- the hisB gene encoding imidazoleglycerol-phosphate dehydratase HisB: MQTRDRNIQNLTTPEQTPARTATVSRTTGETDVQVSINLDGTGTCHSQTGIPFLDHMIHQIASHGLIDIDVRATGDTHIDDHHTNEDVGITLGQALTKALGDRKGIVRFGHFVAPLDESLIQVALDFSGRPHLSYGLQIPTHRVGTYDTQLVREFFVAVVNHSQMTLHIRQLDGINSHHIIEATFKAFARAMRMAVEIDPRRAGTIPSSKGVL; the protein is encoded by the coding sequence ATGCAGACACGCGACCGCAACATTCAAAACCTAACCACTCCAGAACAAACACCGGCCCGTACCGCCACAGTCAGCCGCACCACCGGCGAAACCGACGTCCAAGTATCCATCAACCTCGACGGCACCGGCACCTGTCACTCCCAAACCGGCATCCCCTTCCTCGACCACATGATCCATCAAATCGCCTCACATGGATTAATCGACATCGACGTGCGAGCCACCGGCGACACTCACATAGACGACCACCACACCAACGAAGACGTCGGCATCACCCTCGGCCAAGCCCTCACCAAAGCCCTTGGAGACCGCAAAGGCATCGTCCGTTTCGGGCATTTTGTCGCCCCCCTCGATGAAAGCCTCATCCAAGTTGCCCTCGACTTTTCTGGGCGCCCACACCTCAGCTACGGCTTACAAATTCCCACCCACCGCGTAGGTACTTACGATACTCAACTTGTGCGTGAGTTTTTTGTAGCCGTCGTTAACCACTCACAAATGACATTACACATACGCCAACTCGACGGCATCAACTCACATCATATCATCGAAGCCACCTTCAAAGCCTTTGCACGAGCAATGCGAATGGCCGTCGAAATTGACCCCCGCCGCGCCGGCACCATCCCCAGTTCCAAAGGCGTTTTGTAA
- a CDS encoding 5-formyltetrahydrofolate cyclo-ligase — MFIPPSNKWQGRHQQKDRLRAEIWSLLYKENICLRNPQGHIPNFKGCEKAAEKLAGLSIWQEANVIKCNPDSPCMPIRLRALQDGKRLYMAVPQLTTRRCFVELTAENLQQRNISLEEAAIAKKALSYGRLVSFEEMLPVDLVTVGCVAVTRNGGRTGKGAGFADLELAMLAEFGLITEKTPIVTAVHRLQIVENSRLPIEDHDWPLNWIITPFDIIETKTTYPRPQGLNREMIRPEQYENIPILREWKEAGWVMKPNLYF; from the coding sequence ATGTTTATACCTCCCAGTAATAAATGGCAAGGACGACACCAACAAAAAGACCGTTTAAGGGCAGAAATTTGGTCATTGCTTTACAAAGAGAATATTTGTCTGCGGAATCCACAGGGCCATATTCCTAATTTTAAAGGCTGCGAAAAGGCTGCGGAAAAGCTGGCCGGTTTATCTATTTGGCAGGAAGCAAATGTGATTAAATGTAATCCCGATTCTCCCTGTATGCCGATTCGTTTGCGTGCTTTGCAAGATGGAAAGCGCTTATATATGGCGGTTCCGCAGTTAACAACGCGCCGGTGTTTTGTTGAGTTAACAGCAGAAAATTTGCAGCAAAGGAATATTTCTTTGGAGGAAGCTGCTATTGCTAAAAAAGCGTTGAGTTATGGAAGATTGGTAAGTTTTGAAGAAATGCTGCCGGTTGATTTAGTAACCGTTGGATGTGTTGCGGTGACGCGAAATGGTGGAAGAACCGGCAAAGGTGCAGGGTTTGCTGATTTAGAGTTAGCAATGTTAGCAGAATTTGGCTTAATTACAGAAAAAACACCGATTGTAACTGCGGTTCACCGTTTACAAATTGTGGAAAATTCCCGTTTACCTATCGAGGATCACGACTGGCCTTTAAATTGGATTATTACGCCGTTTGATATTATTGAAACCAAGACAACTTACCCGCGTCCCCAAGGTTTAAACAGGGAAATGATCCGCCCAGAACAATACGAAAATATCCCGATTTTACGAGAGTGGAAAGAGGCTGGCTGGGTTATGAAACCCAACCTATATTTTTAA
- a CDS encoding YqiA/YcfP family alpha/beta fold hydrolase, with protein MTHYIYLHGFASSPLSAKAVDIKQRFAKRGIDLKVPDLNQNDFSGLTLSRQLQQVAAEFSSPPLPTVIIGSSFGGLTAAWLAEKYPQVERIILLAPAFGFLNHWRAKLGKEKLEEWEREGVLPVYHYGKKQMLPLKYEFFKDCAGYAEGGLGRKVPTLILHGIDDDVIPIQSSRDYAKSRNWVEVVELKSDHPLGDVVPQIWQEIGRFCELEAES; from the coding sequence ATGACGCATTATATATATCTACACGGCTTCGCCTCTAGTCCCTTGTCAGCAAAAGCAGTTGATATTAAACAACGTTTTGCTAAGCGGGGGATTGATTTAAAGGTTCCTGATCTCAATCAAAATGATTTTTCTGGGTTAACTTTAAGCCGGCAACTTCAACAAGTGGCGGCAGAATTTTCATCCCCACCCCTACCTACTGTTATTATTGGTTCAAGTTTTGGCGGTTTAACGGCGGCTTGGCTGGCGGAAAAATACCCCCAAGTTGAACGTATTATTTTATTGGCACCGGCTTTTGGGTTTTTGAATCATTGGAGGGCGAAACTTGGTAAAGAAAAATTAGAAGAATGGGAAAGGGAAGGTGTTTTGCCGGTTTATCATTATGGCAAAAAGCAAATGTTGCCGTTGAAATATGAATTCTTCAAAGATTGCGCGGGGTATGCGGAGGGCGGCTTAGGGCGAAAAGTGCCTACTTTAATTTTGCATGGAATTGATGATGATGTGATTCCAATTCAATCCAGCCGCGACTATGCAAAATCCCGTAATTGGGTGGAAGTGGTGGAATTAAAGAGTGATCATCCGCTTGGGGATGTAGTACCCCAAATTTGGCAGGAAATAGGCCGGTTTTGTGAATTAGAGGCGGAAAGTTAA